From the Amia ocellicauda isolate fAmiCal2 chromosome 12, fAmiCal2.hap1, whole genome shotgun sequence genome, the window AGATACGTTGGTGAATGTGTCTCCTAACTGCTGTAGCGTCTGGACCCCGTGTGCGCTCCTAAAATTAGCCCCTGAGCATTACGCATGCAACCTAAACCCAAATATCGAGTGACACAATATTgaaaaatcaggggacagagggacagaacTTGTACTTACagcaaatatgtaaataatgtcGTAAAACAATGTTAGAGGAAAACAAAGAGCAATGTAAAAGCAGAGCTGACAGCAATAACCAATACTTAATGCATGCCCatctatttttttaagtgtgcatccatatatatataatatatatatatatatatatatatatatatatatatatacaactctggaaaaaattccactccaagttcagaaatcaatgttaaatggTCTCTTAACTTTTTCtagaactgtatatatatatatatatatatatatatatatatatatatatatagttcccACTTTCTTAACCACAAATGTATCCATTTATTGTATGCTCGCTTTTGATGTTTTGACCTCCTTTTGACCTCCCTGTGccgttttgttttgtctccaggTCCAGCATGCGAGCAAGCAGATCACAGTAGAGACCCAGTATAAGGGGATCATGGACTGTGTCGTGAGGATCCCCAAAGAGCAGGGCTTTATTTCCTTCTGGAGAGGTAATCTGGCCAATGTGATCCGCTACTTCCCCACCCAGGCTCTCAATTTTGCCTTCAAAGACAAGTACAAGAAGATCTTCCTCGGAGGTGTGGATCAGAGGAAACAGTTCTGGCGCTACTTTGCGGGGAACCTGGCGTCAGGTGGGGCCGCAGGGGCCACGTCCCTCTGTTTCGTGTACCCACTTGACTTCGCCAGAACCAGACTGGCGGCCGACGTTGGCAAAGGTGCGAAGGAGAGAGAGTTCTCCGGTCTGGGCAACTGCATTGCCAAGATTTTCAAGTCTGATGGCCTCAAGGGGCTTTACCAAGGGTTTAACGTCTCAGTTCAGGGGATCATCATCTACAGGGCTGCCTACTTTGGAGTCTACGACACTGCTAAAGGTAATGgctgtaataataacaataacataaataataaaactagtAATAATACACTACATTACAGTAATGATGTCAAAAGATATTTTACAGGATCTAatacttggaaggttcgttgtGAAGTCATGATTGTACAAAATCGTATTCTGATGCATTCCTTGCCGCATCTAATTGGACTTAATAACTTCTTACCCCCTTTCATTTTCAGGTATGATGCCAGACCCTAAAAACGTACACATCTTCATCAGTTGGATGATCGCACAGAGTGTGACCGCAGTGGCTGGGCTTGTGTCATACCCCTTTGACACGGTCAGACGTCGTATGATGATGCAGTCGGGGCGCAAAGGAGGTGAGCAATCAAAGTAGTACTATGAAATAAATAGGCCAGTGATGTGGGAGCTATTGGTTAGTTTTTTTCACCCAAAATATGAAACATATACATTCCTAAAAAgtcaatatcaatatcaatatgtGAGCAATGCAGCAGCAGGTATTATTGAACTGTTTTTGATGTGCTTCAAAATTGCATATAAGTTGATTACTCAATTGTTAGCGTATTGTTGCACAACAGGAATTGATcgtttttgaaaatgcattaatttctttcttgtttttcacaGCTGACATTATGTACAAGGGCACAATTGACTGCTGGAAGAAGATTGCAAAAGATGAAGGCTCCAAAGCGTTCTTCAAGGGGGCCTGGTCCAATGTGTTGAGAGGCATGGGTGGTGCTTTTGTATTGGTATTGTACGATGAGATTAAGAAAGTTGTCTAAACATGAATAATCATTGCACCAAAGGTGTGTTGTGCTCCTCTCTCCAGTGTCATTATGGGTAGATGTGAGGGAACCAGCCATAGAGGAAGAAGGGACTTACAGAACACAGATTGTTGACCTTTAGaccacagaagaagaaaaacatgtaCTTAGGTTACAGAGCCATTTTCCTTTTGAAACTGTACATATTGCACCAAATTTCTCACAATTGGACGTATTGCTTGTCTTTTagttctctatttttttttctttttttttggtctgaAGACTGGGTGTGAATTGCAGTTTGAAAAAATGCTACAGTGCAAAATGTGTAAAGATCCTAGTGTATTCCTTTATATTAGTTAGTTAAGTGGTAGGATTTGTGCACAGCAGTAACTGCAGCATTGTTTCAAGCTGATGATGTATTCTTTTAATATGGATGAGATTAAAAATGCCTCTAATGATCTCCACCTGGCCTCAGCAATTGTGTGTTTCCTCAATCTTCCATTTCAGGGGTGAACGACccttttatctttgttttgattttgttttttaacatatttttgtttgtttttttgttgagtAAACATGCttgcacaaaatacaaatacatcaaaatcaaaatacataAGAAGCAATacgaaatataaaattatataattctaAAGGGTTGGAGATCTTATAGACTTTATGATGAATATCACTGTACATCAAACAGCCAGTGCATTTGCACTAGTCTGGTGCAATCTCACAGTCGACCTCTTCAAACTGTAAAGTATTCTAGGTTCCACACTTCAAAGTAACATTTTAGCAGCCGTCAGCCCCGCAAACAAAAGTAATTTCTTCTGTGGACTACACACAAAAAGATAATTATTTCCAAGCTGGAGTAGAACAAAGGCTGAGAGGTACCTCTTGGTTAAAACCATAAATACTATATACTTGACCCAGGGGTTGAGTGGACAAAGAATGTGGCCTTTACAAATCGTTGGGATATAGCAACAGAATATTTACATTATTGatgattaattttaatattgcatttgatCTGCCTGGGTTATAGAATTGTTATTTGATCCCAGCGGCTACTGTAAAGATCTTGTATTATGGAAGATAAAAGGCAGATACACATTGTCCATCCACTCTGCATGTTGTCATTTATGTCTCTGAAAACATCTGCACTAAAACCACAACCCTCTGTGGAAAGAGGTGACTTGGGGCAGAGAGGTCTCTCCTGATCAAGGTTAAATTTACAGTTCCTTTGCATCCAACCAATAGCACCCTCTACACACAAAATTCAGGATAAAAGAGGTGTACAAAAGCCTGGAAAATCAGCAGGCATGGTCCCCACAGCCTCCAAACATTATATCACATTCAAGAAACTGCAGTTTTTAATCACCTGTAGTACGTTCTTTCCCAGCTTAGAACTCAGCTGAATAACTCAGTTTGTCTGAGGTGATAactatctctatctatctatctatctatcactcAAGAGGAAGGTGGAGGATGCTTGCCTCCTGATAACTCACTGAAGATAATGAACATTATAGTTCTTtcacagattcacagttgttgAGAACAGAAAGCAGGTGCTTTGGCATATGTGAGAACAACCTGAGATTTTAATGATGTATTTAACAAGAAGCTTTattaacaaacaatagcaatacACCCTGTCCACAATATCAAATATAAATCTTTTGCCACAtttaatatacaaaaaaaataaatggagaaTGTATAGATAGATGTAcagatatgtatgtatgtaccaatgcatgcatgcatgcatgtgtgtgtgtgtgtggtcgaGTTCAAAGCTTTGCTGCCTTGGGAATGTAGATTCTTACCGAGATCACTTGTTACTTCACAAAAAATGATTACTACAAAGTATGCAGTGAACACATTAGCAATCATATCCATTAGAGAAAGATAAGGAGTGTTTCTGGAAATTAACAAGATACAGATTTTTGCCCACTTTTACTGAAGCGCCACAAAACCTATGTGATGTACAGTGAAATAAAGACGCACTCTGTCCCGCATGCACTGAAGAGCACAGACACAAATCTCAGGACCAGGCCGTTCTGGGTTCAGTGACTCTGGGCTTGGGGACAGCGGTGCTGGACACAACGGCTGCTCTGGCATTACGGAGACTTGAGGCACTACATGGTCTTGAAGGCTTACCTATGGAGAAaagtaaaaacagactggatgaCAATCAGGAATACATACACTAGTGGGTCAGGGATTCATTGAATGAGTAAGGGCAGTAAATAGGTTTGTTCTAGATTTGGTCACATACTTACTATGCTAATTATTAGCTTATCTACTCACACAATAGTTGCAAAAAGCCCCCATGCATTCTGTTACAATGAAAGTCTGCAAAATTTGAGGAAAAGGTATTAAAACAGGTGGTCTTAAACATGAGTGAATATCGGACAAACATTGGAGTATCAGGCAATGTCTCTCAGATATAATGCATAGCATAAAGTTCACACAGCAAATAACTTGGTAGGACCCGAATCCCCTACAGGGCAAAGGGTAAGGCTGAAGTCTGAATACAAATCGAGAAAGCCATCTCTATGGCTCCACTGCTGCCCCGTGCTCATACCTGTCGAGCCCCCCCTGCTGGCGGACAGTCTGTCGAGTCTGGAGGGAGCTGCAGAGCCATTGAACTGGGCCTGTCGCTGGTAGTCTGCCAGCTGCTCGGATCTCTTCATGCCCACCGTGGGCTTCACAGACTCCAGTCTTTTCAGAAAAGCCTAAAGACAAAGACAGAGAGGCACTCATTGCTATACAAACAGATTGAGAG encodes:
- the slc25a4 gene encoding ADP/ATP translocase 1, producing MSDAVVSFLKDFLAGGVAAAISKTAVAPIERVKLLLQVQHASKQITVETQYKGIMDCVVRIPKEQGFISFWRGNLANVIRYFPTQALNFAFKDKYKKIFLGGVDQRKQFWRYFAGNLASGGAAGATSLCFVYPLDFARTRLAADVGKGAKEREFSGLGNCIAKIFKSDGLKGLYQGFNVSVQGIIIYRAAYFGVYDTAKGMMPDPKNVHIFISWMIAQSVTAVAGLVSYPFDTVRRRMMMQSGRKGADIMYKGTIDCWKKIAKDEGSKAFFKGAWSNVLRGMGGAFVLVLYDEIKKVV